Proteins found in one Pelotomaculum isophthalicicum JI genomic segment:
- a CDS encoding DUF3999 family protein: MTRRIFLATAIIFLLAFPACAGLQTQSWQYNKQVQPVNDGFALIDLDQEVLRHTRDDLADIRLSDGEGQEVPYQILQPEPDQEKTYPAQLIDKVVRPNEFSSVTLDVQNGNNLHNRIVLDLESKEDYLRDVKIEGSEDNRTWNLVGTVKVFCVYPNNRQNDLNYFPASFRYMKVSIDCRGKEPLTIRDARIKYVRPDVQSLVQNSSIKYKGPDPSGGRPEITVPATLITNRTDPKTNKTELLLDLGTKGYEINHIDLQVNGINFDRLVEYYDSNDGSNWNRIGSERIYQHKWTDYEALKNKLTVNRNMGRYVKLAVNNQDNPPLNVESVVVWGDSPKILADLRTGSYTLWYGNPDGKAPQYDLSHFSQLIDKNKLAVIQPGQESINANYHPKLTDNRWVLNTVTIIAALVIGLLILKNMKAKA, translated from the coding sequence ATGACCAGGAGGATTTTTCTCGCCACCGCAATCATATTTTTACTGGCTTTTCCAGCCTGCGCCGGCTTGCAAACCCAAAGCTGGCAATATAACAAGCAAGTACAGCCGGTAAATGACGGCTTTGCTTTAATTGACCTAGACCAGGAAGTGCTTAGACATACCCGGGACGACCTGGCGGACATCAGGCTTTCCGACGGAGAGGGACAGGAAGTGCCCTATCAAATTTTGCAGCCGGAACCGGATCAAGAAAAAACATACCCGGCGCAGCTAATTGATAAGGTTGTCCGGCCAAATGAATTTTCCTCCGTCACTTTGGATGTGCAAAACGGAAACAATCTTCACAACCGCATCGTGCTGGATCTCGAAAGCAAAGAGGACTACCTGCGCGACGTTAAAATCGAAGGTAGCGAGGACAACCGGACCTGGAATCTCGTCGGCACTGTAAAAGTCTTTTGCGTTTACCCCAACAATAGGCAGAACGACCTGAATTATTTCCCCGCCAGTTTTCGTTATATGAAAGTAAGCATTGATTGCCGGGGCAAGGAACCGTTGACTATCCGCGACGCAAGAATAAAGTACGTTCGCCCTGACGTTCAATCACTCGTACAGAACTCGTCGATAAAATATAAAGGCCCGGACCCTTCCGGCGGCCGCCCGGAGATTACCGTGCCGGCAACCTTGATTACAAACAGGACTGACCCGAAAACCAACAAGACTGAACTGCTCCTTGACCTGGGGACCAAGGGATACGAGATCAATCATATCGATCTGCAGGTGAACGGGATAAATTTTGACCGTCTCGTAGAATATTATGACAGCAATGACGGCAGCAACTGGAACCGGATTGGCTCAGAGAGGATTTACCAGCACAAGTGGACCGATTACGAAGCTCTGAAAAACAAGCTTACCGTTAACCGGAACATGGGGAGATATGTAAAACTGGCGGTCAATAACCAGGACAACCCGCCGTTAAATGTGGAAAGCGTGGTCGTTTGGGGAGATTCCCCGAAAATCCTCGCGGATTTACGGACCGGAAGCTACACGTTGTGGTACGGGAACCCTGACGGTAAGGCACCCCAGTATGATCTGAGCCATTTCTCGCAACTTATTGATAAAAATAAACTGGCGGTCATTCAACCCGGACAGGAAAGCATAAATGCAAATTACCACCCAAAGCTCACTGATAACCGTTGGGTTTTAAACACAGTCACTATTATTGCCGCGCTCGTAATTGGTTTGCTCATCCTGAAAAACATGAAGGCGAAGGCATAA